The stretch of DNA TCGCTTGTTGCTTTCAGCGATTCGGTCCAGCGTATTAGTTTAtggaaatatattttattaaatgttagAGTACGCATGGATCTTTACAATACAACCCGTAATCGCTATTATTTGATATGCACTGAGAAAATTCTCGAGTTAACACAGTAGCATGCAAATCACGCTAGTCAGATAAATATTACCGGGAAAATACTCCGTGTGATCACATGCTCGTCCGAGAAAATATTGATACATAAAATAAAACTTTTGATCATTGTCGAACTTTCATTTACCCCACTATCTTGGACATCTTATAAGAGGCATAATTATTGGTTATATTTACAACCATGGTTCAAACTGTAAGGTGAAAAGGTAgaaacatttatttttttaatgcttTAGATGTCCTCTGCTTTTTTCAAACCtgggttttattttatttctatatTATTTTCTCCATTcacgtttatatatatatgaaaaatacAACACCGaaagattaatatttttaatttttttgaagatttttgtttttcaaaaatatcttgcttgatttatttttttaatgcaaAAGTGAAGATTATGGCATGTGACTTTTGATTCCCTTTTTGATTATTATAcatttatattcaaatatacacaaaatctgaataataattatttttattatttgatttGGTTGGAAAAGATATGTTCTTTACAAGAGAGATGatgtttttatgattatatAATGTTTTCACTTTTGTAGCATCACATTTTAATATGAATACTAAatgagaaaattattttttatccaCTAAATGTTTTTATTTGAGTTTTTGGTCCACtaagttttcaaattttgatttcgtctattaaatttgattttttaggGTTTTCAGTCTTATTTCGTAAAAATGTTGATGTAGCACCGAAAAATACTGATTTGACTCCAGGAATTATTGACATAATATCGAAAAATATTGCGTCAAAAATTACTGATTTGACCGATTCTATGTTTGCAATCGGACCAAATTAGACAAAAATAAAAAGTTAGTTTATCAAAACCAGATTGAAAACTTAACTCAAAATTGGACAATATAGtacacaattttttttcttcctgTAATTACTATATATCTCCATATTCGTACGAATCATTTTATAGTAAATATTGtgtaatattataaaaataggAACCATATAATTACTTATTAATTTCACATTGTGTTAGACtaaaaaaatgagttttacaaTAAATGAGAGTGTTTAAAATAACTATAAGTTTTGTGTTCAAAATAAAAGTGaaatataaacataaaaaaactACATAATCCGAAGTTAAAAACAATTATATCGTTTTGCTTAGTTTTGGCATTTAATGAATTTATatgatgaaaataaatttattattatttttaattttaaaatatatgattttaagATTCTCAATTTTAAcgcaaaaattacaaaatttgaaagaaaCAATGTAGTCTTTTTGTggataattatagaatttacAAGGAGCTacaatgatttatttttattagtaATGTAAATATATTCCtcgtaatttttaaattttatcgtgtaggcttaaaattttaaataccatCGAaagttgaattctcatacgtaaatatatttaaaaaaacgaGACAATATCATTATTCAATTTTATGAGACTATTTTTCGACCCGATTTttgagaaaatattatttttatttcaaaaatatcaattttcacTGTacaaatgaatcgagtcaaacTGTCTCACAATAAACCTACTTTATATATCTGCGTTTGGTTTggaggataaaataaactataattaataagtaaatgataaaaaaatgattgtcgtagaaatgtaatatatgatgtaagacaaaaacttgtgtgagacggtctcacgggtcgtatttgtgagatgaatctcttatttgagtcatccatgaaaaagtattactttttatgctaagagtataactttttattgtgaatattcgtaggattgacccgtctcacagattaagatccgtgagacggtctcatatgagactcactcatgaTGTAAAATagtattatgtttggtaagatttttaagtgtaggataattttgaattttttgatgaaatcacaaaattgttttttcttcttttttttctccTTCCACGCCGGCGGCGGCCGATCCGGCAACAGAGGTGGCGGCGAAGGTCCGGCAACGTCGGTGCGGCCGGCAGTCAGCGACGTCGTCGACTGAGGTATGCCGGCGTCGGCTGCCGGCGACGATCGGCGGTGGTAGGCGGGCAGCGGCGGTGGTTGTCGGCTGTCAGTGGCAGTCGGCGGCGGTGGTCGGTAGCGGTGGTCGGTGGCCGCGGTCGtgacgggaagtggtggtgagtttggatataggagaaatataaaattcgaaaaataGGAAGAATTAAGAGTTGAATAAATAATACTAAGGggtgaaaaatgattattttaaccACCTAATATAATTTAATCATTATTCATAGGAGGGATTTAATCACCTAATCATTAAAACCACACGTTGCATAAAGAATGTGTTTAATAGTTAAAAAGACACACAAAACCATGAATGACAACGAGTCTTGTATGGGTTGGTCCACAAGGACCAGAGACCTTTGAAGGACTCGTATCGCCACAACTTGTTAAAACTTAAATATGTATCCAACCGATCCATACTCACAAGTTTAACGGATTTGCATATTgctgattttttaaaatataaaaacataCAACTGCATtatcaacatatatttattacacacatatacatacaaAATGTACAAGGATCTCAAGAAAAAATAGAGCCGTCAAAACTGATACTTGACCCACCAGTAAAAATAGACGGATAGCGTTACAATTTTAACAGCCCGTTTGAAGGCAAGTTAACGAGGGGCATATAAACCcgtcaattttatttatttattatattatttataacaGCTTATGTATGATTGATGcattttgaaattatttatgtttgatgcatgagttttgaaatatttatcttATTTATAATGATTTTATGTATGATCgatgaattttaaaatatttgtatttGATACCCTATGGAAGACAGGTTTATCAAGGGCCCCATtatggaagacaggcccatcaaAGGCCCCATCATCCCTGGCTCATCCATAGCCCAAGTGGAAAATAAGCCCATcaagggcccaggtattctcctataaataccaggtctGAGTGTTCAGTTCAGTCATTCAATTCACTATATCGTTTTCAGCAgcgcccttagctgctccccccatatatccccagtcactgacttgagcgtcggaggggctacgccaggacaccctcctggccccctcttaacgatcttctttgttatttcaggctcagggtaactTCAAACCCGCGTCTggattagtgacacttgctgggagcGGACCTTAAATTTCCCGAAAGTATCAGTATTATTTGTAGATTGTTACGTATGATTATCTGTTCatcaatttttaaatatattattttttaaccctacccatattcacaataaaagtaatactcttggcataaaaataatattttttaatagatgacccaaataagagatccatctcacaatATGAccaatgagaccgtctcacacaagtttttgtctttttaaaatgataaatttatgattttattttttatttttgtataggtttttttttttttaaatctttgatGGGTTGACACCTAACCAGACCCATGGGTTGGGTTAGGGTTTTCCAAACTCtaagaaagtaaaaaaaaaaaaaaaacaaatcaatcATGATCAAgtgaaaatgagaaaataaaatagaaaataaaaaagaagaagaaagaggaatacaaaaaataaataatgggATACATGTTAATTGTATTATTTTTCTAATGATTAAACAAATTCAAACATTGAAGAACAATTCAAACCTATATGTTAAAGGCTAATAgtctatatattatattttcccCCTTTGTGAAATTATTCTGGCCCGGATTGGATGCTAAAGGACACGTATATAAAGAACGGTGCTGTCGGAAgcatcatcaataaatatacatatttttttcCGAAAGTTTCCATCATTCATATTTAAATCCATAATATAGCACAATATTACAGAGAATAGTATGAGATTTAACATTTTTACATCATTTTATGTTGActtaaatttgataataatcaaaatttaaaacacaaaaacttgtgtgagacggtctcacggatcgtattttgtgagacaaataccttatttgagttatacatgaaaaaatattacttttttatgctaatagtattattttttattgtgaatatcggtagggttgactcgtctcacagataaaaattcgtgagaccgtctcataagataCTCACTCAATTTAAAAATAGCTATACATATGTGTATATACGTTATACCCATCTTTCAATTAATTTTTCTCATTCATCGTCTCATCTTAAAGCAAAATCATATCTTAGTGATTTGCCATTATATTATTTTCTtctcaaaaaatataaataaattattatatgcaCACCCATACTCCAACTACAATTCATGAATTCAAtagcaaaataaaattttccatcttatGACTTTTCTAGTTTGAGTTTTGATTATCTgagttttcaaaatttaattttgatgcgataaaattgatttttttttttttgctttcaaTAGTATTTTATCGGAATACTGACATTGTTGCATAATTTAACGTTGATGTGAAATTATAACatgatattaaaaaatattaacgtGACATTAGAAATAATTGACTTGTCTGATTGATATTAACCAAAATAATCGAGATATTAACCAAAATAATCGAAAATGAACCGTtactgtctcaaaatcaaacttTGAAATTTGACGGATCAAAATCTAAGATTGTAAATTAATAGGAATATTCAAATTATAATGATATTCTTATGCTTAACCAATAATATGAGAATGCTTCATATTCTTGAACTTTCAAAGACGTTTTCTTTATTGATTCTTGTTTCAACAACTTGTCCCATTTTGTAGATACACAAAGTGCTGGTCCCAAGTTTTCACAATCAAGGATGGCGATGTTATAATATATCGAGTGCGATGATGTGCGGTTTCAACTAACCTGGAGAGAATCTTGCTTTGCTCTAGACTGCAAATTATCTCGTTTCACAGTAAATAGTAATGCTGGCATTGTTGAGTTTCTCGAGCTTGTTATGATTGAGATTTTCCGGAAATCATCTCGGAATTCTTGAGATAAATATACGGATGTGGGGTTGATCAGTTCGTTCGGTTTCAGAATCCGACGCTGCATGTGATAATTTGTTGCTGTCACAAGTGATCAACGATGGCTGAGGTAAACCATTTTGATAAAGAAGCAGAAAATGGACAAAACCAAACACCAGGAACCACAGATATAAAACGAATCTCAGACAGCGGAAATGAGCAGATTGGAGACGTGAATAAAGTTCCATTCTATAAGCTATTCTCATTTGCAGACTCAGCAGATTATGCACTAATGGCCACTGGATTAGTCACAGCTATGGGAAGTGGATTAAGCCTGCCGCTCATGACGTTGTTATTTGGCGAATTAGCCAACTCATTCGGAAATAATGTAGGAACTCGAAGCGTCGCTCATGAAGTCTCCAAGGTATTATCATATAATACCATGCATATCTAGCAGCTgtaaattttacatttttctgAACACTAACATGATACTACGCTGTCCCGTCGTTAGGTGTCCCTAAAGTTTGTGTATCTAGCCGTCGGATCTGGTATAGCTGCATTTGCCCGTAAGTAAATTTACGAATCGCTTTCATTTGTGGTATTTAATGAACATTAGAGCTCTAAATTAATTTGCTTCTTGGCAGAGATATCATGCTGGATGATCACAGGGGAAAGGCAGGCTGTTCGAATAAGAAATTTGTACCTCGAAGCCATTCTAAGGCAAGATATTGGATATTTTGACAAAGAGGCGAATACTGGAGAAATTATGGATAGGATGACAAATGAAACTGTTTTGATTCAAAATGCCATAGGCGAAAAGGTAATTCTTGAAGTTCTAAACTCTCTCTCTTGATGAACAAACAGTCCAACTTTGTTTCTTCGCTGGAAATACCTACAGGTAGGCAAGTTTTTACAGCTTTCAGCATCGTTCTTTGGAGGGTTCGTGATAGCTTTCACGAAGGGATGGATTCTTGCTCTCGTCTTGCTTTCGGTGATCCCTGTTCTAGTTATCTCTGCTGCTTCAATGACTGTCCTCATATCGAAGTTGACATCACGTGGACAATCCGCATATTCTGCAGCAGCTGTTGTTGCTGAACAAACCATTAGCTCGATAAGAACTGTAAAGAAAACTCATGACACCTGTATCACTTCTTCCTTTTCTTAGGTTTGGGATGAACTTCTTACTTTAATTGATTGCATGTGTAGGTTGCATCTTTCACAGGGGAAAAGCAAGCTGTCGCTAAGTATGAAAAATCTCTATATAGAGCTTATGAAGCTGGTGTGCATGAGGGCTTGGCTGCTGGATTAGGTTCTGGTGTATTTATGTTAGTTCTATTCAGCAGTTATGCCTTAGCAATATGGTTCGGTGCGAAGATGATTATACACAAAGGATACTCGGGTGGAGATGTACTGAACATAATAATGGCCGTTCTTATGGGATCTCTGTAAGTTTCAGTTCTAATGTTTGCTGTATGTCAATCAACATACAAGTCGGAAGCTTGTTTCATGTGCATAGATTTATAAGTAAATTTCGTTTGGCTATTTAGTTCTTTAGGACAGGTATCACCATGCTTGAGTGCATTTGCCGCTGGTCAAGTTGCTGCTTGTAAAATTTATCATGCAATATCAAGAAAACCAGAAATAGATCCTATCAGTGCAGAAGGAAGGGTATTGAAAGACATCAAGGGGGATGTTGAGCTTCACGACGTGCACTTTAGCTACCCTTCTAGGCCAAACGAGAACATATGTATCGGGTTTTCTCTACGAGTTCCAAATGGGACAACACTAGCTTTGGTTGGAGAAAGCGGAAGCGGAAAATCAACGGTCATAAATCTTGTCGAGAGGTTTTATGATCCACAAGCTGGCGAAGTGCTGATTGATGGCATTAATATCAAAGAATTTCAGCTCAGATGGATTAGAGGAAAAATCGGGCTCGTAAGCCAGGAACCTGTGTTGTTTACTTCGAGTATTAAAGACAACATTTTATATGGGAAGGATGGTGCATCGATTGAAGAAGTTGAAAATGCTGCAGAACATGCCAATGCTGCTAAATTCATAGACAAGCTGCCTCAGGTAACACACTTCTTTTTTCTCGTTGTACATTAACATTCGCGGGGTGCAATATACTTATCGTTTGGACTTCTATATTTCCAGGGGCTAGACACGATGGTTGGGCAGAATGGGATTCAACTATCCGGAGGGCAGAAACAGAGGATAGCTTTAGCCAGGGCAATCTTGAAAGATCCAAGGATTTTACTTCTAGATGAAGCTACAAGTGCACTTGATGCAGAATCGGAGAGAGTAGTGCAGGAAGCACTGGACAGGGTCATGATCAACAGAACAACACTTATTGTGGCGCATCGGTTAAGTACAGTGAAGAACGCCGATGCCATTGCTGTTATTCAGCATGGAAAGATTGTGGAAGAAGGTTCTCCTAATCATAAAAACATTCGTATTCCGCAAGATTTTATTAGATTCtgctcgattttttttttaatattagcATTTCTAATGCTTGTTAATAGCCCTTCATTTCGAGAATAGGAAGGATCCGAGTCTTACGCTTCAACTGTCCAGGTTCACATTCAGAATTGACGCAAGATCTTGATGGGGCATACAGTCGACTCATCCGGTTGCAAGAATTTAACAAAGCTTCACCACAAAATTCTTTAAATGATAAATCTGGGGAAGATATTACCTCTGATTCTGGACAACACTCGAGCCAGCATATCTCATCCTTACGATCCTTAAGCAGAGGATCATCAGAAACAGGAAACAGCAGCCGGCATTCATTCTCGTTGTCAATGGGTGTCCCCCTTCCGGTCAATAAATTGCATTCATCATCCGGGGACCCGAAAAATCTAACTTCATCACAACACAAAGTGGAGCATAAAATCCCACTATGCCGGTTGGCTCGTCTTAATAAACCCGAAATTCCGGAGTTACTACTTGGTTCTTTAGCTGCAGGTGTCAATGGTGCCATATTACCACTCTTTGGGTTCCTATTCTCCAGTGTGGTAACAACATTCTATGAGCCGGCTCACAAGCTTCGGAAGGAATCTAAATTTTGGGCTTTCATGTTTGTTCTTCTCGGTTTGGTGTCTCTTCTGGCGACCCCTCTAAAGA from Primulina eburnea isolate SZY01 chromosome 6, ASM2296580v1, whole genome shotgun sequence encodes:
- the LOC140834140 gene encoding ABC transporter B family member 11-like isoform X2, which gives rise to MATGLVTAMGSGLSLPLMTLLFGELANSFGNNVGTRSVAHEVSKVSLKFVYLAVGSGIAAFAQISCWMITGERQAVRIRNLYLEAILRQDIGYFDKEANTGEIMDRMTNETVLIQNAIGEKVGKFLQLSASFFGGFVIAFTKGWILALVLLSVIPVLVISAASMTVLISKLTSRGQSAYSAAAVVAEQTISSIRTVASFTGEKQAVAKYEKSLYRAYEAGVHEGLAAGLGSGVFMLVLFSSYALAIWFGAKMIIHKGYSGGDVLNIIMAVLMGSLSLGQVSPCLSAFAAGQVAACKIYHAISRKPEIDPISAEGRVLKDIKGDVELHDVHFSYPSRPNENICIGFSLRVPNGTTLALVGESGSGKSTVINLVERFYDPQAGEVLIDGINIKEFQLRWIRGKIGLVSQEPVLFTSSIKDNILYGKDGASIEEVENAAEHANAAKFIDKLPQGLDTMVGQNGIQLSGGQKQRIALARAILKDPRILLLDEATSALDAESERVVQEALDRVMINRTTLIVAHRLSTVKNADAIAVIQHGKIVEEGSHSELTQDLDGAYSRLIRLQEFNKASPQNSLNDKSGEDITSDSGQHSSQHISSLRSLSRGSSETGNSSRHSFSLSMGVPLPVNKLHSSSGDPKNLTSSQHKVEHKIPLCRLARLNKPEIPELLLGSLAAGVNGAILPLFGFLFSSVVTTFYEPAHKLRKESKFWAFMFVLLGLVSLLATPLKTYFFSVAGCKLIKRIRLMCFEKVVHMEISWFDKMENSSSLISSRLSTDATSVRSLVGDSLGLLVQNIATAAVGLIISFTASWQLSLIVLFLLPLIGLNGYFHMKFIAGFSADAKKSYEEATQVAGDAIGSIRTVASFCAEVKILELHKEKCEVPLRLGTQQGLLSGAGLGISLFFLYSVYAVSYYAGARLVDAGKITFGHVFRVFLGLSMTAVAISQSGALAPDSGKARAGAASIFTFLDQQLKIDSLDNSGMILENVKGDIEFRNVSFKYPSRPDVQIFKDLCLAIHSGKTVALVGESGCGKSTILSLLQRFYDPDAGQITLDGVEVQTLKLKWLRKQMGLVSQEPVLFNDTIRANIAYGKEGSATETEIFAAAELANAHKFISSLQEGYNTMVGERGIQLSGGQKQRVAIARAMLKGPRILLLDEATSALDAESERVVQDALDRVILNRTTIIVAHRLSTITNADVIAVLNDGVIAEEGKHEDLIHKKDGIYASLVALQAAGA
- the LOC140834140 gene encoding ABC transporter B family member 11-like isoform X1, encoding MAEVNHFDKEAENGQNQTPGTTDIKRISDSGNEQIGDVNKVPFYKLFSFADSADYALMATGLVTAMGSGLSLPLMTLLFGELANSFGNNVGTRSVAHEVSKVSLKFVYLAVGSGIAAFAQISCWMITGERQAVRIRNLYLEAILRQDIGYFDKEANTGEIMDRMTNETVLIQNAIGEKVGKFLQLSASFFGGFVIAFTKGWILALVLLSVIPVLVISAASMTVLISKLTSRGQSAYSAAAVVAEQTISSIRTVASFTGEKQAVAKYEKSLYRAYEAGVHEGLAAGLGSGVFMLVLFSSYALAIWFGAKMIIHKGYSGGDVLNIIMAVLMGSLSLGQVSPCLSAFAAGQVAACKIYHAISRKPEIDPISAEGRVLKDIKGDVELHDVHFSYPSRPNENICIGFSLRVPNGTTLALVGESGSGKSTVINLVERFYDPQAGEVLIDGINIKEFQLRWIRGKIGLVSQEPVLFTSSIKDNILYGKDGASIEEVENAAEHANAAKFIDKLPQGLDTMVGQNGIQLSGGQKQRIALARAILKDPRILLLDEATSALDAESERVVQEALDRVMINRTTLIVAHRLSTVKNADAIAVIQHGKIVEEGSHSELTQDLDGAYSRLIRLQEFNKASPQNSLNDKSGEDITSDSGQHSSQHISSLRSLSRGSSETGNSSRHSFSLSMGVPLPVNKLHSSSGDPKNLTSSQHKVEHKIPLCRLARLNKPEIPELLLGSLAAGVNGAILPLFGFLFSSVVTTFYEPAHKLRKESKFWAFMFVLLGLVSLLATPLKTYFFSVAGCKLIKRIRLMCFEKVVHMEISWFDKMENSSSLISSRLSTDATSVRSLVGDSLGLLVQNIATAAVGLIISFTASWQLSLIVLFLLPLIGLNGYFHMKFIAGFSADAKKSYEEATQVAGDAIGSIRTVASFCAEVKILELHKEKCEVPLRLGTQQGLLSGAGLGISLFFLYSVYAVSYYAGARLVDAGKITFGHVFRVFLGLSMTAVAISQSGALAPDSGKARAGAASIFTFLDQQLKIDSLDNSGMILENVKGDIEFRNVSFKYPSRPDVQIFKDLCLAIHSGKTVALVGESGCGKSTILSLLQRFYDPDAGQITLDGVEVQTLKLKWLRKQMGLVSQEPVLFNDTIRANIAYGKEGSATETEIFAAAELANAHKFISSLQEGYNTMVGERGIQLSGGQKQRVAIARAMLKGPRILLLDEATSALDAESERVVQDALDRVILNRTTIIVAHRLSTITNADVIAVLNDGVIAEEGKHEDLIHKKDGIYASLVALQAAGA